The proteins below come from a single Mercenaria mercenaria strain notata chromosome 3, MADL_Memer_1, whole genome shotgun sequence genomic window:
- the LOC123524846 gene encoding coiled-coil domain-containing protein 178-like, with amino-acid sequence MASKVVKVEQVNGFPGGRRDQHNPFERSKTNQTVSTELLAYGTDSSLLPLSRQDEDLYEDEVEDETQDKLYPLPENWPKLPQIFRRRSCELTTTTSPCVNKAVSHLELLQNVIEDWSQEKEEEIKSRQATARASRKDVRFSESRESSRGGLVSASSTRDSTRSTPQLSVQGLGFKEEPKEVAVDTSVPYLGAEQAIEEVMTLLARLENDRQETEKALEREKERVIRLGAKIDFHCHRRMKELPAVVQKEHEECIMDINELQWHVAYSTRNEARIKDRVDIAEVLNKRLKEDIEFVKKHIPLVEEKLELELEAMSKIRNAQRDTNQELDNTKNRQEKTEAKSNEATNKAEKERGHIKRELDTVRDALSTINEELSEAKMTFNAYNHQINEITQQLKDNEQELKVLEVKTENAKVAVEMQEAKVKDISQKIEDSEYEHARLDSENARLASDLKVKKQQYAQIIGDLELSIKVRDSRLRQVNLRNQEVKMEVQDYIDKKNEWYADGI; translated from the exons ATGGCATCTAAGGTTGTCAAAGTTGAACAAGTAAATGGTTTTCCAGGAGGTCGGAGGGACCAGCACAATCCATTTGAACGATCAAAAACAAACCAGACTGTTTCAACTGAACTTCTGGCTTATGGTACAGACTCATCACTGCTGCCACTAAGCAGACAAG ATGAAGATTTGTATGAAGATGAGGTTGAAGATGAAACACAAG ACAAACTGTATCCATTACCGGAAAACTGGCCAAAGCTTCCTCAGATATTCCGGCGACGCAGTTGCgaattaacaacaacaacatctcCCTGCGTGAACAAGGCAGTCTCACATTTAGAACTTCTGCAGAATGTAATTGAGGACTGGAGCCAGGagaaagaagaagaaataaaaagcaGACAGGCCACAGCTAGAG CATCAAGGAAAGATGTACGTTTTTCTGAGTCACGGGAAAGTTCTAGGGGCGGTCTGGTCAGTGCAAGCTCCACACGAGACTCGACACGGAGCACACCTCAACTGTCTGTACAGGGCCTAGGCTTTAAAGAAGAACCAAAAG aaGTGGCAGTTGACACATCAGTACCATACCTAGGTGCAGAGCAGGCCATAGAAGAGGTTATGACACTTTTGGCACGTCTTGAGAATGATCGTCAGGAAACAGAGAAAGCCCTGGAGAGGGAGAAAGAACGTGTGATTAGACTTGGTGCTAAAATAGACTTTCACTGTCACCGTAGAATGAAAGAACTACCAGCTGTGGTGCAGAAAG AACATGAGGAGTGTATAATGGATATAAATGAGTTACAGTGGCATGTAGCATACAGTACCCGGAACGAAGCCAGGATCAAGGACAGGGTGGATATAGCTGAAGTGTTAAACAAACGACTCAAGGAAGATATTGAATTTGTAAAGAAACACAT ACCCCTTGTTGAGGAAAAATTAGAGCTTGAGTTGGAGGCCATGTCAAAAATAAGAAATGCACAGAGAGAT ACAAATCAAGAGCTAGACAATACAAAAAATCGTCAGGAGAAAACGGAAGCAAAAAGCAATGAAGCGACAAATAAAGCAGAGAAAGAAAGAGGACACATTAAAAGAGAGCTGGATACTGTCAGAGATGCTCTTTCCACAATCAA TGAAGAGTTATCCGAGGCAAAGATGACATTCAATGCTTACAATCACCAGATAAATGAAATCACTCAACAGTTAAAGGATAATGAACAAGAACTTAAAGTTCTCGAAGTCAAAACTGAAAACGCTAAGGTTGCTGTAGAGATGCAAGAAGCAAAG GTCAAGGATATAAGCCAAAAGATTGAAGACTCAGAGTATGAACATGCCAGGCTTGATTCAGAGAATGCCAGGCTTGCGTCAGACCTCAAAGTCAAG AAACAACAATATGCACAAATAATTGGAGATTTAGAACTCAGCATAAAGGTTCGTGACAGTCGTCTGCGGCAGGTTAACCTCAGAAACCAAGAAGTGAAAATGGAAGTGCAAGACTACATAGACAAAAAGAACGAATGGTATGCTGATGGTATTTGA